A single window of Candidatus Baltobacteraceae bacterium DNA harbors:
- the der gene encoding ribosome biogenesis GTPase Der, translating to MLRPATVAIVGRPNVGKSALFNRLIGQRLAIVEDTPGVTRDRLYGLCEWRGRTFSLVDTAGIDPDADKEGDHVVTSTRRQAEVAAEEADAIIFVVDASTGRNPIDEDVAGILRRTRRRVVLVANKAEAPSAASAVHGEFAAFGFGEPFAVSAIHGEGTGDLLDAVLDLLPPDAPSAVAEGELSIALVGRPNVGKSSLLNSLLNEERAIVSDVPGTTRDAIDTILQFHDQKIRLIDTAGVRKKPKQHGAIEYYSALRSLSAIARCDIAILLFDSMQGLLAQDRRLAGMVLEERKGLIIVGNKWDLAREQGEFSQSELIDVIYSHVPFAKFAPVTFLSAKTRRRLSSLMPLVMKVSANLDRHVPTAKLNSVIRDATLAHPAPAPGGKPFKIYYCSQPSSHPPLFVFHCNDPELVQTSYKRFLENIIRSSFEFEGVPLTLEFRARRRDEETE from the coding sequence ATGCTTCGGCCCGCGACCGTTGCGATCGTCGGACGCCCGAACGTCGGCAAGAGCGCGCTCTTCAACCGCCTGATCGGCCAGCGCCTCGCGATCGTCGAGGATACCCCCGGCGTCACGCGCGACCGTCTCTACGGGCTCTGCGAATGGCGCGGACGGACGTTCAGCTTGGTCGACACCGCGGGCATCGACCCCGACGCCGATAAAGAGGGCGACCACGTCGTCACCTCGACCCGCCGCCAGGCGGAGGTCGCTGCCGAAGAAGCCGACGCGATCATCTTCGTCGTCGACGCTTCGACCGGGCGCAATCCCATCGATGAAGACGTGGCGGGCATTTTGCGCCGGACGCGACGGCGCGTGGTGCTGGTCGCGAACAAAGCCGAAGCGCCGAGCGCCGCTAGCGCCGTACACGGCGAGTTCGCCGCCTTCGGATTCGGCGAGCCCTTTGCGGTTTCAGCGATCCACGGCGAAGGCACCGGCGACTTGCTCGACGCCGTCCTCGACCTCTTGCCGCCCGACGCGCCGTCGGCCGTCGCCGAAGGCGAACTCTCGATCGCCCTGGTCGGCCGGCCCAACGTCGGCAAGAGTTCGCTGCTCAACTCGCTGCTCAACGAGGAGCGCGCAATCGTCTCCGACGTCCCCGGTACCACGCGCGACGCCATCGATACGATCCTTCAGTTTCACGACCAGAAGATTCGGTTGATCGATACGGCCGGCGTTCGCAAGAAACCAAAACAGCACGGCGCGATTGAATATTATTCGGCGCTGCGGTCGCTCTCGGCGATCGCACGCTGCGATATCGCGATACTGCTCTTCGATTCGATGCAAGGATTGCTCGCGCAGGACCGGCGCCTCGCCGGCATGGTACTCGAGGAACGCAAAGGGCTCATCATCGTCGGGAACAAGTGGGATTTGGCCCGCGAACAGGGCGAGTTCAGCCAATCCGAACTCATCGACGTGATCTACAGCCACGTTCCGTTCGCCAAATTTGCGCCGGTTACGTTCCTCTCCGCCAAGACCCGTCGCCGCCTCAGCAGCCTGATGCCGCTCGTGATGAAGGTTTCGGCCAATCTGGATCGCCACGTTCCGACGGCGAAGCTCAACTCGGTCATACGCGACGCGACGCTCGCGCATCCTGCGCCGGCGCCGGGCGGAAAGCCGTTCAAGATCTACTACTGCTCGCAGCCGTCGTCGCATCCGCCGCTGTTCGTCTTTCATTGCAACGACCCCGAACTCGTGCAGACCTCGTACAAGCGCTTCTTGGAAAACATCATTCGCAGCAGCTTCGAATTCGAGGGCGTTCCGCTCACGCTCGAGTTCCGCGCAAGGCGGCGCGACGAGGAAACGGAGTAA
- the plsY gene encoding glycerol-3-phosphate 1-O-acyltransferase PlsY, translating to MATPPVIVLAVAAVAFLIGSIPFGYLIGRVFYRTDIRKSGSGNIGAMNALRTLGKGGAIAVLLLDAAKGFLPAFLSLAILHSDLLAVIAAIASVLGHCFSPWLGWKGGKGVATSFGAIFALSWQAGIVAVAAWIAGALATSYSSVGSMLGNVAAPFALFFFTRSVPMAVYGAFAAAFIVYTHRENIGRLRTGTESGIGFLRRRGPDANQG from the coding sequence GTGGCCACGCCGCCCGTTATCGTACTCGCCGTCGCCGCGGTCGCATTTCTGATCGGTTCGATTCCGTTCGGGTACCTGATCGGACGCGTCTTTTACCGGACCGACATTCGAAAATCGGGCAGCGGCAATATCGGTGCGATGAACGCGTTGCGCACGCTCGGCAAAGGCGGTGCCATCGCCGTCTTACTGCTGGACGCGGCAAAGGGGTTTCTGCCGGCATTTCTCTCGCTCGCGATCCTCCATAGCGATCTCCTCGCCGTGATTGCCGCCATCGCGTCGGTGCTCGGACATTGTTTCTCGCCCTGGCTCGGCTGGAAAGGCGGCAAGGGCGTCGCGACCTCCTTTGGGGCGATCTTCGCGCTCAGCTGGCAGGCCGGAATCGTGGCGGTTGCGGCTTGGATTGCCGGGGCGCTCGCGACCTCGTACTCGTCGGTCGGGTCGATGCTCGGCAACGTCGCCGCGCCGTTCGCACTCTTCTTCTTCACGCGGAGCGTCCCGATGGCCGTCTACGGCGCGTTCGCCGCGGCGTTCATCGTCTACACGCATCGTGAGAACATCGGCCGCCTGCGAACGGGCACCGAGAGCGGGATTGGGTTCCTGCGGCGACGGGGGCCCGACGCCAACCAGGGCTAG
- the efp gene encoding elongation factor P — translation MISSNDFRNGVTIVIDGHLWTVIEFLHVKPGKGSAFVRTRLKNVKSGATVERTFRAGEKLERATVDNRQMQMLYNDDDGYHFMDQESFENVTIQRDLIGDPADFLKDAMVVDVQFHDGVPIGVDLPAHVELKIVETDPGFKGDTATGTTKPAKLESGATVNVPLFVNPGDTIRIDTRDRRYIGRANG, via the coding sequence ATGATTTCTTCGAACGATTTCCGTAACGGCGTCACCATCGTTATCGACGGCCACCTCTGGACCGTCATCGAGTTTTTGCACGTCAAACCGGGCAAGGGATCGGCTTTCGTGCGGACGCGTTTGAAGAACGTGAAGTCGGGCGCGACCGTCGAACGTACCTTTCGCGCCGGCGAGAAGCTGGAGCGGGCGACGGTCGACAACCGTCAGATGCAGATGCTGTACAACGACGACGACGGTTACCACTTCATGGACCAGGAGTCGTTCGAGAACGTCACCATCCAGCGCGATCTTATCGGCGATCCCGCCGACTTCCTCAAAGATGCGATGGTCGTGGACGTGCAATTTCACGACGGCGTGCCGATCGGCGTCGATCTCCCGGCGCACGTAGAACTGAAGATCGTCGAAACCGATCCGGGCTTTAAGGGCGACACCGCGACCGGCACCACCAAGCCGGCGAAACTCGAATCTGGTGCTACCGTCAACGTGCCGCTTTTCGTCAATCCGGGCGACACGATCCGCATCGACACCCGCGATCGCCGTTATATCGGCCGCGCCAACGGCTAA